In Juglans microcarpa x Juglans regia isolate MS1-56 chromosome 1S, Jm3101_v1.0, whole genome shotgun sequence, the genomic stretch GATGTAAGAGAGAGCCATGGAGGGTTCAATATGCTTTGAGCCGCATCCGTAATGCTACCAGGGAACTTCTCACTCTGGATGAGAAGAATCCTCGTAGGAGATTCGAGGGTGAGGTGCTTCTCTGCAAAATGAACAGGTACGGGCTCTGGATGAGGGCCATAACAAGCTTGATTATGTCCTGGCTTTGACTGTGGAGGACTTCCTTGAGTGCCGACTCCAAACCCTTGCATTCAAGTTGGGTATGGCCAAGTCGATTCACCATGCCCGTGTATGTATTAAATTAGTTAACAAGGATTCGGTTGCGTCGTCCATCTCCAAGGCCTCCTCTGATGAGTTGTCTCTCCGTCACTGCGCACTTTCCCTCGACTTCTCCATCCGCCGCCTTCAGTCTTTGATCCATGCTCTGCTCTCCTATCACCTTCTTGATCCCAAATTAGTTAACAAGCCTCCAAGAGAAAATCTGAGAGGTAAGAAGTTTTTTGCTTCCTTTATGCTTGATGTATTGCCACTGAGGGATATTGTAATCTATGGTGAGGTCCTGTGggtagtttttcttctttcatctaTTGAGCATATTGGTATTCATCTGCCGGACGAGAAGATCACTTGGCAGTGGCttctttttacaaattattctCGAAAGGGTAATTTGCTGCTCTATCGTTGGGTCAGAGTTGTAAATGTAAAAGAGTTGAGTCTAGCCCGTAAGGTGTTTGTTGGAATGCCGGATAAAAGTGCGGGTAGTTACTGGACCTTTTATCCTGTGACATGCCTTGCTAGGATTAACTTGGGTGCACCATCGTTCTTGTTGTTGAGTCATAAAAGAAGTATGCTAAAAAATGGTCAGGAGAATCATGAATTTGTTTCAAGGTGTAGCAATGAAGACTTTGGTTTTAAAGGTAATAAATTACTTGCAGCATGCATCAATGATCAATGCCTTCTTCACTGGCATGCCCTTGAGTATGAGCAGGTTCAAATGTTTGAGTATACATCCGTTATAAATGCACCTCAGTTGTTTGAGGTAATGCCAATAAGAGACTTGCTCTCTTGGAGTGTCCTGATAACAGAACGGACATATGTTATAGGCACTATGTGGTGGCTTGTGATTTCTATAAACATTCCTCTGTTGGTGGACACTAACTGTGTAATTAGTGCTGTCATATTTTCTGTCTTGGCCTCATGGGCTACACACCCTCCAACTAAGGAATTTAAGGTCGTTGGATTGCTATTTGTTGCAACTACAAGAGTTAACGTGTCACCTTCTCTCGTCTTGGAGCTTTTGCAACAGATTGCCTGTGTCATTAAAGACTACCTTggaattattaatgaaattcatTGCGGAAAAATTTGGTGCTTTATACTGGAACAATTGTAACTAAAGATGGAAAGGAGAAGAAGGTCACAATTGATTTTGAGCCATTCAGGCCCATTAATGTGTCTCTTTATCTTGTAACCAGATCTGGTTGTGTCTCCTTGGTCAATCAAATGCCATTTTTCTCTAGCTTGCAGGTCGAGCATACATATTTGGGTCCACTTCAGTGAGTGGTGTGGAGATACAAATGAGTGGCAATCATGAAAGAGCTAGAGTAGATGTTTCCCGAGAgatgtttgataaaattcttGGGATGGGTCTGAGGTATGCAGCAACACCCATTGATGGGGttattattgtgaaatatgAAGTGGCTGTTGGTATaaagaaaattcttatttttgacCCAGGTGGGGGGTCAATGGTAGGCAAAGATATTgcaccttgtggacaaggtgctTCTATGGGGGATGGTTTGTCACACATCTGCAATAGAGATAGGAAGGACCAAAGTAATGGCAGGCTTGGGCTGAGTAATAAGAGTTTAGTAGTTGAGTTTATTTGCACGAGTCTTGTTGAGTCGGGCCATGGCCCATTTATTGTTAGTTATATTTTGATTGTGGCTTTATGTTACCGTTGGAGTAAGTGGTCTATGGCCCAAGAGAGAAGTCATATATGTAGTAGAATGAGGACTTGTAAGGATATCCAGaatcattaatgaaaatattttcctattctcttctctctctttttagaGGTTAGGTCAACCTCGAATTTGAcctattttcttgtattttctctcatattttctagtCATTCAAACACTACTGTTACACTTAGCTGCCAATGTTTCTTGGTTGGAGTGTTGAATACTTTTTTCGTGCACAGTTGATATATTATTATCATGGATGCCTTTGGTTTATGTCATTGACAAAGGTAGCTAACTTTGGTTGTCTCACCTAATTGTGTTATTCTCCAAGGAGAGCACATGCCTGTGCTTAAATCTCTCATATCATTTACTGCTGCTAAGTTATACGAATGCATAGGCAGCTCTTTAGAAACTTGTGTTGGGTATAATGGAACAGTTAGATGGGTTCAATCAGATTAGTAATAATTGTGTGAGAAAGcctattgaagaagaaaatagagtaCAAAGGCATATAAGCTGGAGGGTGTAGTTTTCAGTTGTTAGTATGGTGATGTGCTGGTATTAATATTTATCTGTTAGATAAGAGTCGTAACACAGTGAAGTGCATTTTCAGTATTTAtctaatttgaaagttgaagaaAAGAATAGTTCCTTCCCACAACACTGGTGTCATTTTGTTTTGTGTCtgtagattttattgatgaatgcTTCTAGCAATGACTAAAATTGAATTAATGATACTGGGGAACTTGCTGTTACCGATACTAAATCGATGTTGTGACCATCGATCATTTCTCTCAAAAATGTCTACACATCTCTAAAGAAGAGGTGCAAATGTCCACCCATCCTTAAGATACACGTTCCCCTTTATATTACCTGGGCTGCACCCCTAGtgcttataataaaatttagtaCCTCTACTTATAGAAAAGAAGTGGCATAAATCTACTTTGAGAAGAGGATAATTTGATTCACCTGCGGGTGGAAGAAGGTTGATATGGCTATATTTGAGGTTTGCAATGTTTGCCTCACACgattaatattcttttataaataattttttttttattcatatgaaaataggcatagcccaaatacacaatACCTCACACAATTTATATAGTGTATTGTGCATGTACAGTAAAATAAGTGTTTTTTAGGTAAATTGGTGCGGCTAAAGTAGTGTCATCTTGCCCTCTACCCTTTCCCATCCAACATCTCTTTCTTGACCAGATCTACTTGACATTGTACAATTCTTTGAAAAGCTTCcatctctattttaatttattttttaaccttttggTATCTTACATTTAAGTTCGTGTAACTAAGTTTTTACAGTTTTCTTTTGGCCTCCCAATCAATGTTCCATCtcaagcaaaaaagaaaaaaaattccatgTTTATTTGAAAGTTCCATCTTGAACGAAAATgtaagaagttttttttatatgtgagcaaaatttttattttattaaagaataagAATAGCTCGAGTACACTAGCTGTATACAAGAGGTGACATCTCATAAGTAGAACTAGATACAAGAAGTCCTGAAAGCTTAGTCCATTGAAATCTCTAGCTATTGCCCAAAGGAACAAGTGTCGAAAAAGAGGCTCTTAAGTTCATCCAATGTCCTTTCTTGATCTACAAAATGCTGGTCATTCCTTTctttccaaatgcaccacaaaAGGCATGAATTTTTGTATAAGTaaaaaaagacatgaaaatTATCTTCCACACTATTGTAAAAAGGTCTACCGGCCTCCTGGGCATTACCCATGCTAATTCTATTCTTCCAAAGAAGTCATTCCACAAGGTTCTAGCAACCTAACAATCAAGTAACAGGTCATCAATTTATTCCCCActcttcttgcacatgcaacTCCAATCCATCCATCACAATGATTTGGCCTTCCTTAGGTTGTCAAGGGTTAAAAGTTTTCATTGAGCGTTCATCCATGACCACTCCTGGAatgcaagaagctttgaagatcgagagtggtcaatggatgagcttagaagcTTGCAGGTTGGTATGATTTTGAGGGAAGAAAACGTGTAGCtgccatatggaagatgatttctttgtgcttgatgtggtgtttttggctggaaaggaatgagagatgctTTGAAGACAAAACGTTCTATAGGAGAACTTAGGGACTTTTTCtttaggggaggtttggatacaaaaagccttttaactcatcttatcacaTTTAGTTATTACACCTTTcccaaattcttacacaaaatacaataaataattcaactttttccaatcccaaaacaataataatattaaaaaataatattctaacaatattttattcaattttcatctcaactcatctcatctcaacttactatccaaacctccccttaaTACTTTGTGTATGTGAGCTAAGACTCTTGTATTGAATGATGATAATTTTctgaatttgtaatatttttttttcctgcttttgagagtgtagtaggtatttcctttgtatacgtcctgtgtacttgggttttacctattcttggtaataaaatttctaaaatttcttattaattttctaaaaaaaaaagcttgaaaATTATCATCCTTTGACTGCTCACAATGTAATGCCACTTCATAgtcatggattggtgttgtatgtgcaaaaagaatggagaGTCCATGGATCATctattacttcattgtgagatttcTATGACCTTGTGGAATGACTTCTTTGCTCGGATGGgcttagcttgggtgatgcatAAAAGGGTAATTGACCTCCTAGTTTCTTAGCGAGGCATCTGGGGCAACCCGCAGATTGCAATAGTGTGGAAGATAGTCCCAATTTGTCTATGGCGGTGTATTTTGAGGGAGAGGAATgcaagaagttttgaagatcgaGAGCGGTCAATACTTCACTCCAtttgttgattgtaattgattttaatggcatgtcttttcatgacttccttgtatcGTTAAACTTGCATGCATAGggtgatgctcttgtatatgtcttgtATACTCggcctttgtctattttatgctcaataaaactttgtttaccgatcaaaaagaaaaataaaaaatccaaggaAGTTGTTGTGGCAAATAAAGTTGCTTTAGTGGCGCCTTATTCctccaaatacttttccatCTAAAGGGAGAACTCACTTGAGAGATGAGGGCCTTGTAAAATGAACTTACAATGAATTTTCCTTTCTTGGAAGGACTCCAAAGTATCTTGTTTGAGCCTCCAGCTCCAAAATCAATAGAGGACAATAAGTTCAAGAAATCAGTGAGGGCACCTATTTCGAGTCAAATAACCCTCTAAGgaaacttaggcctcgtttgttttctcaactcatctcaactcaactcatctcatcttatctaattattacaactttcccaaattttcatacaaaataaaataaacaattcaactttttcaaatctcaaaacaaaaataatattaaaaaaatatattttaataatattttattcaactttcaactttcatctcaactcatctcatctgcgaaaacaaacaaggccttacaTTCTACTAAAGAGAGCCACAAAACAATTCTAATGAATCAAACCATTAAGGCTCCTTCTCGCATGCAATCCTATGGATAATTGGGAAAGCATTCTTGAGAGCCCTATCCCTGCACCAGAAATCATGCTAGAACTTTATCTTGGAACTATGCCCTAGCTCTAGTCTAGAGAAAACCCTCCATCCTTTTTTGATACATCTCTACAGACCCACCCCATACAAACCATCTACCTCATTTGAGTACCATCCTCCCTATACACTGCCAAACTTGGAGTCATTTACTTTCCGCAAAGCCGCCCTCTCCTTTTGGTAATTCCACAACCACTTTCCTACTAGTAAAGCTCGATTGAAGGTAagatttttaccatttttttccaaaagtcTCAAATATGAAAGTTTCAACTGATCACAATGTTCATTTTGAAAGTGATGTTTTATGGTTGGAGGAAATTTCCTCCAatacatttataaaattgacAAGTGTCCATTGAGGATGTgacatttagattttttttaaaattcaaagttaaaaaatttaggCAGTCCTGCAAATTTTTAAAGCTTTAAACTCTCTCTTAGTTTAATGTTCAGTTCAAGTGAATTAGGGGTGGTATGTCCCATTTACATAgtgttttaatttatataaatgaattaattaaggtgtgattattttcaaaacattggaTGCCCCACATTCTGTAGATATAATAATTTCATACACCTCCGAGATGCTGTATACTCtcttaatatcatttttttacttGTTTCCGATTTCACATAGACATCATTACTGCAgatcacatttttattttgttattaatattttgaattttgtttataCAATTCCTTAAGTAGTACTTTATGTTGATTATCCGGCCTCCCTTTTGTTTGGGAGCTGCAGGATAGATACTTGTAATTCTTTAATGATTGTCTGGATACATTGCTGGGATGACTGGTTAATGATTATGATGGTGTTACCTCTTTGCATTCAGAAATGGTTTCCAGAGGCTTGATAAGATCAAAGATTCTAATAGACAAAGTAAACAGCTGGAAGAACTTACAGGAAAAATGAGGGAGTGTAAAAGGTACACCACTGGGTCTTTCATGTTGGATTCTAATTCTTCAGAGAATGggattttacttattttatatgTAGCATTGTTTATATCCTTAACTCCCCTGccccaacaaaacaaaacaaaaataaaataaaattctgttTTGCCATTCATCAAACATTTGTGCATTGAACTTTGGTGTGGAGGATAGGAAAGTGTCCAACCATTTGTCATGTACCAAAAACTAATGTACGAATATTTTGGATAACAGTTCTTGAGATTTGTGTGTTTGGGATTTATACGTTATTAACTCATATTTTAGTAATTcatttcagattaattaaggaGTTTGATCGTGAACTTAAAGATGAGGAAGGGAGAAATCCTCCTGAGGTTAATAAGCAACTCAATGATGAGAAGCAGTCTATGGTCGGTATTTGGAACCTtctatgtttatttttggtgttaATGACATGAATATACACATGCATTATAAACACACATGCATGTACGTCTGTCATACATCATGTGAAATGATGCACTGCTTTTTTTTGTGCCATGGTACTGCTTACTTTTGATGctgtttgtgttttttcttttgaaactcaGCTTATGTTGCAATACTTCACATTTGCAGATCAAAGAGCTGAATTCATACGTGGCATTGAGAAAAACGTGAGTGTgacattcattttctttttagggGTCAGGAGTTTGGATCTGTTCTGTGTGGGGTTAACTTGTTTTAGAGTGATACTACTTGAaccatgaaagaaaatattcagcTTATCACTTATAATTTgacaactaaattaaaaaatttacttgGTTGTCATATTCAGCTAGCAAATCTAACAAAATTTCTGTCCACTCTTCATCTGCTGGGTATTGTTGGACTTCAAATGCATATGTAATAATCTCTTTTGCTGAACCACAGGTATATGAATACCCTTGGTAATAAGAGAGTTGAACTCTTTGATATGGGAGCAGGGGTTAGTGAACCTACGGCTGATGACAATTTTCAAGTAGCATCATGTGAGACCCATCTCCACTCTGATTCACAGATTAGTTCCAACTTGTTTGATATTATTACCTGAAACTAGCTGTGCTAATATGTTCCATTGATGAATATGTTTTGTGCTAGACCTATGGACGCACTTTATCAACTGATTCTGTGTTAACTGTATCTATGTCAATTTTCCTTTAATTCAAAAGCTTCAACCGATGCAATGATAACTGACACAGCCTTTGGATCTGGTATAGATCCATTTTCATAGATGAGAGTTGTGGGAATGCGGCGACAGAACTATTCTACTAATGTTGTGTCTACATTTGATATGTGAAGACTCCAGCAATAGATTGCATGCATCCGTAGGGATTAGTCTTGACCCAGAATGTGTTGGAGATACCCTCCTTCActagaaaagagaaaacaataataagaaaaatgaaagaatgatgTGGTACTCTGAAAAGAAAATTCTGTGGAGTTTGGAAGGGGCTggaattatttcattactagtCAAGAAAATTCTGTGGAGTTTGCTTAATATTGGATGGAATAATGGTGTTTTTGGATTGAGGCATATGATGATTACTTggatttttatttgatgatacaTTTGGCGAGCATTCCTCACAGTGAAGGACATAGTTTAGGCCTCATTGGATATATGATATGCACAAAAAGTTAACTTTTTGGATGAGGTTAACATTTCATCTAAATTCTCTGTCAAACATATTTGGATCAATTTCTGACTCTGGAAAAGTGTAATAAATTTTGCTGACATATTATGGTAGAATCATCTccaattgaaatattttttctactGAGCTCTAGATGGTTCTGATCTTTGATCTACTTTAGAGACCTAACAAACTTAATGAAGGAAACTCACCTACGTCGTCACCTCATTGTTTAAATGGATTCCGTGAGTCCAATCATTTACTGAGAATCtgagttaaattttttcatctgagttaaattttttctaCTCAGGTCTATAAGATGGTTCTGATCTTTGAGCTACTTTAGAGAACTAACGAACTTAATGAAGGAGACTCACcctaaggctgtgtttggatgctAAGGTGATTTTAGATGATCTAAGGTCTTGttcacttttacaaaacttctcaactcatctcatctaatcattacaactttttcaaatttccacgtaaaataaaataaacaattcaactttttcaaatctcaaaacaaaaataatattaaaaaaatatattctaacaatattttattcaactttcaacttttatctcatctcatttcatctcatctgcgaaaacaaacaaggcttaagttgatctgtgaatagtagtgtttTGTGAGTTCTAttaatatgtgtttgaatgtaaataggttgagatatgtgtttgaatgtatgaagtaggttgagatgggtttaactttttatgggaagttgaaaaagtaatgggtcccatcaatgattggtttgacaTGGGTTGAGGTGTTCTTGACATCTAAACATCTCTTCCCCTCATTATTTAAATGGATTTCCTGAGTCCAATCATTTCCTGAgaatctgagttttttttttttttccttctccaatCTTATTAACTGCCTGTGTACGTGAGAAAAGGCTTTGATGCCAGAGTTTCTTGTCACAAGATACCTCTAATAACACTTGATTGTATTTTAATAAGTTGCCCAAACTTTCGAAATATATGTGaatcaaatatttgaaagataaaGAACCTTGGATTTTTATGCagatatgtatgtatgcatgtattgatttctttttgtaattcttTGCAAACAAGAGgtctaaaaaaattacttttacgtGTCTTGTCCTATAGCAATGACAAACCAAGAACTTATCAATGCTGGAACAAAGACAATGGATGAGACTGATCAGGCCATTCAACGCACTCAAAAGGTGAAGTGTTTTGAAACATGTGTTAGCTCAAAATGTTTTTGTGTTGCCATTATTCTTGACTCTTGAAATTGACCGTTAGGTTGTTGAACAAACAATTGAAGTGGGAACTCAAACTGCTGTTACATTAAAGGGCCAAGTAAGTATAACCATAGAGTAATCTCAGTTATTGTTCTTCCCATCTGTTTGTAGCCTTCTATACTATAATCTGATATTTTGCAGACTGACCAAATGGGCCGAATTGTTAATGAGCTGGACACAATTAACTTCTCAATTAAGAAGGCTTCCCAACTTGTGAAGGAGATTGGTAGGCAGGTTGGTTCTTTCTTCCCCCTGCCCCAGGGAATACAACttgttttccatttattttcctgaaactaaatttgatttgtttattcCAGGTAGCTACAGATAAATGcatcatgctttttctattccTTATTGTCTGCGGTGTAATAGCCATCATTATTGTCAAGGTATTACCTCGAATACTTAGCTGTAAAATTCATTTATCTATTACCTTCGAATACTTAGCTGCAAAATTTCTGAGTCATGGACCAACGTGTTGATCCCAACTACTTTAACTTTTTGGTTGAATTCTATTGTTGGAGAAATCAAAAGGTTTTGGTCGGGTAAAACGTTATTTTTCCCcctcggaaaaaaaaaaagaaaaaaaagaagacattcTCAagggaaggaagaaaaaataaaaaaataaaggtgaaAGTAAAGTATTAAGACTATAAATGAATAGTATGGTATGAATTTCTTGCTTTTTTAGCTGATTTCAGTTATGGACTAGCGTATTGCATTATGTAAGTGCATTTTGTACATATATGCACACCAAAGCTTACAAAAACTTAGCGTATTTCTCTGCAATATGTACAATTTCAGATTGTGAATCCCAAGAACAAAGACATCAGGGACATCCCTGGATTGGCACCTCCAGCTCCCTCAAGGAGGCTTTTGTGGGCTGCAGAACATTTCATTTAGATTCATTATTTCGCAGCAGTTTTTCCGCCCATAATGGTTTGTGTTTTAAATTCATGCAAAGGGGTGCTCAGAGTAATGCAGTTTGCGGGTCGTTTGtcgtttttttgtttttctaatttactttCCATAATTATATTGGTTCTTGCCTGCTATGTGCATATTCTGTTTTCGATTCTTTTCTGTTGTGTGTAAATCACATGCGAGCcctttttgctttgttttgaatgcCATATCCCTTTCAATGACAACATGCCTTTTGGGTAGGCATGTTGTGCTAAATTAGTTTGCTCTCCACTTTTTGAGGAATCCCCACGAGTATACGAGTAAATTCTGGAAAGGGCTTTTCAAATTCTTCGGTTCCAGGGGGAAAACAAGATTTACTGAGATATATCccgtagaaaaaaaaaaaaaagaggcatgtccaaatcaaaaggaaaggtattattcatcattatcttttttagggcgggtttggattcagagacgaaatgagatagttttaaatgaaaattaaaaaaaatattgttagaatattattttttaatattattattgttttgagatttgaaaaagttgaattgcttattttattttgtgagaatttaagaaatttgtaatgatgagatgagaataaataatttctttatccAGGGCCTTAATCATCATTCTTTCATCATTGGTGAATGGTGACCActtcaaatgattaaaaaattaattattatagtttatttatttacttaaatcaTTTGATGACACGTTAATGCTCggagatgatgaaaaaataaatgttaaaagataaatgaatggcatttttcaaatttaagacTTTGATCATGTCATTATGCTACAAATAGAAGTAAATACAAGctataaatagaattaaaatacaaatgaaTCGGCTTTGAACCCCggaaatgtataacaataatatatggCCTGGAAATAATGAATGGAGGAGGAGAGTTAGGGTGCTCCTGAGCTGGCTTCCTCCTAtgacttggtttctcctttagATTATTATTGCTGTTGGCCTGCCTTTACGCTGTCATGAATCATGCATGAGCTGCGAAGAACGTCCAATGTGAGATAACCTCGATGTTGAAAGTAGAGGCGtttcttcatcaaaatccaaataAGAGTCACCACCATTCCCTCCAGCTATAGGTACGAATATGTAAGATGACTTCTTCTCCAACTTCCAATCCTGTATGCATTGTATTACCCAACATTGAAAGCACAGCTCTCATTTGAAGTAGACAGATTATAGAGTGCACCAAACACATTCAAGTAAACGCATTAGCAAAGTTTAAGGTTGAGGATATGCACCAGTGTGTAGAGCACATCATCTAGTAAGTAATTTATCAGGTGTGTTGTCCACActgacttataaatagaattttttaatatataaaggaTAATATATGAGATTGACCTTAGTGATCCTTCCAGGCATACTTTCAGCAGATTGTTGAGATGCTCGAACATCCTTAACCTTTATGTAATTGTACATGAAAACGCCACATAGTGCTGTAGGGGTCAAAAGGAATTTTAATGTAAAGTGAAAGTCTTGAGGTCTAGATAAGGTAGGAAATGTGTGTGTGACTGAAAGCTTGCACTTCAAAAAGGATGCAGACTTTCCAACCCCATAACCAATTATATTCAACCCTGTAATTGTGGACTCTGGAAATATGACAGCTGAAAGGGCTATCAACATCCAGTCTTTAAGAACGCCAGCAACCCGGATGGTAACTGCTCCTGTTCTACCAATTACtaagaaaatggagaaattcAGGGCCAAAGCACAGAGAGCATTGGAGAAAAAGATCCAGAAGTTAAACTGGTTCTGAGAAACTTGCATCTGAGTCTTCTCCAGTAAATACCATGCcacaaacaaaaacacaaaactgCATGTGAAAGTGTCAACAAGTGAGAAGCTCATACCATAGCATTTACTGTTAGGTACCCACCAATGTAAGTGCTTAAAAATCATTGTGTATAT encodes the following:
- the LOC121247528 gene encoding novel plant SNARE 13-like; protein product: MASDLPMGPQLEQIHGEIRDNFRALANGFQRLDKIKDSNRQSKQLEELTGKMRECKRLIKEFDRELKDEEGRNPPEVNKQLNDEKQSMIKELNSYVALRKTYMNTLGNKRVELFDMGAGVSEPTADDNFQVASSMTNQELINAGTKTMDETDQAIQRTQKVVEQTIEVGTQTAVTLKGQTDQMGRIVNELDTINFSIKKASQLVKEIGRQVATDKCIMLFLFLIVCGVIAIIIVKIVNPKNKDIRDIPGLAPPAPSRRLLWAAEHFI